A region of Dioscorea cayenensis subsp. rotundata cultivar TDr96_F1 chromosome 5, TDr96_F1_v2_PseudoChromosome.rev07_lg8_w22 25.fasta, whole genome shotgun sequence DNA encodes the following proteins:
- the LOC120261100 gene encoding uncharacterized protein LOC120261100 isoform X2: protein MDSAFTDWAEGICNKLEKLCEENAIIQNSSKYVNAVGEHMQTVLEEIARDWLGSNGSHIEPFSELSLEPNISSEDCKSSTCMKMASGVSPVINPATTTEIYEDSTSRHDSSSVGNSNSIKMVSAVSPMEATSPACSPEACENLRCWLDSPVEKSACIKTSSAVFPAKIISPATSTEPCENSTSRPDSSSVENSTCIKMGSDVSPTETIIPATSTDDSKNLSQKDACDEDHEKLIHHKLFSQCKASELNRSFDGEENANDVLGPVFSANDLSGSKDDQKERVLTHSAQISPTKAYGIHLVSIAESSGYFYREETLGPIFTYSRSTPEIAGEFEDVNLNDSSGDNEDYVLDFISHLECKDISFKKKFRDAIISKMGLRRRRVYNEADSCFMTTDEKLQNEPQAASIARANTTKSTLDLSDSDWELL, encoded by the exons ATGGATTCTGCATTCACAGATTGGGCTGAAGGCATCTGTAATAAGCTTGAAAAACTTTGTGAAGAAAATGCCATTATTCAG AATTCGTCCAAATACGTTAATGCAGTTGGTGAACATATGCAAACAGTATTAGAAGAAATTGCGCGTGATTGGCTTGGCTCAAATGGTTCTCATATAGAACCTTTTTCTGAATTATCTCTGGAGCCAAACATTAGTTCTGAGGACTGTAAAAGTTCAACTTGTATGAAAATGGCTTCTGGAGTTTCTCCTGTTATAAATCCTGCCACAACAACCGAAATCTATGAGGATTCAACTAGCAGGCATGATAGTTCTTCTGTTGGAAATTCAAACTCCATTAAAATGGTTTCAGCTGTTTCTCCTATGGAAGCTACAAGTCCAGCCTGTTCACCTGAGGCCTGTGAAAATTTAAGGTGTTGGCTTGACAGTCCTGTCGAAAAGTCTGCTTGCATTAAAACAAGTTCAGCTGTTTTTCCTGCAAAAATTATTAGTCCTGCCACTTCAACTGAGCCCTGTGAGAACTCAACCAGCAGGCCAGACAGTTCTTCTGTTGAAAATTCAACTTGTATTAAAATGGGTTCAGATGTTTCTCCTACAGAAACAATAATTCCTGCCACTTCAACTGATGATTCTAAAAATTTGAGTCAGAAAGATGCATGTGATGAAGATCATGAAAAATTGATACATCATAAATTATTCAGCCAATGCAAAGCCTCTGAATTAAATCGTTCATTTGATGGAGAAGAAAACGCCAATGATGTTTTAGGTCCAGTTTTTTCTGCAAATGATCTTTCAGGTAGTAAAGATGATCAAAAGGAAAGGGTGTTGACGCACTCTGCACAGATTTCACCAACGAAAGCATATG GTATACATTTGGTCAGTATAGCAGAAAGTAGTGGCTACTTTTATAGGGAAGAAACACTTGGTCCAATTTTCACCTATTCAAGATCAACCCCAGAAATTGCAGGTGAATTTGAGGACGTGAATCTCAACGATTCAAGTGGTGATAATGAAGACTATGTACTTGACTTTATTTCCCATCTTGAATGCAAAGACATCTCATTTAAG AAAAAATTCAGGGACGCTATCATTTCGAAAATGGGACTGAGACGGAGGAGGGTTTACAATGAAGCAGACAGTTGTTTTATGACAACCGATGAGAAATTACAGAATGAACCACAGGCTGCTTCTATCGCAAGGGCGAACACAACAAAATCTACTCTTGATTTATCTGACTCCGACTGGGAACTACTGTAA
- the LOC120261100 gene encoding uncharacterized protein LOC120261100 isoform X3, with product MDSAFTDWAEGICNKLEKLCEENAIIQNSSKYVNAVGEHMQTVLEEIARDWLGSNGSHIEPFSELSLEPNISSEDCKSSTCMKMASGVSPVINPATTTEIYEDSTSRHDSSSVGNSNSIKMVSAVSPMEATSPACSPEACENLRCWLDSPVEKSACIKTSSAVFPAKIISPATSTEPCENSTSRPDSSSVENSTCIKMGSDVSPTETIIPATSTDDSKNLSQKDACDEDHEKLIHHKLFSQCSKDDQKERVLTHSAQISPTKAYGTNIFIGDHDQQNEMKNLVASVQPPEFGIHLVSIAESSGYFYREETLGPIFTYSRSTPEIAGEFEDVNLNDSSGDNEDYVLDFISHLECKDISFKKKFRDAIISKMGLRRRRVYNEADSCFMTTDEKLQNEPQAASIARANTTKSTLDLSDSDWELL from the exons ATGGATTCTGCATTCACAGATTGGGCTGAAGGCATCTGTAATAAGCTTGAAAAACTTTGTGAAGAAAATGCCATTATTCAG AATTCGTCCAAATACGTTAATGCAGTTGGTGAACATATGCAAACAGTATTAGAAGAAATTGCGCGTGATTGGCTTGGCTCAAATGGTTCTCATATAGAACCTTTTTCTGAATTATCTCTGGAGCCAAACATTAGTTCTGAGGACTGTAAAAGTTCAACTTGTATGAAAATGGCTTCTGGAGTTTCTCCTGTTATAAATCCTGCCACAACAACCGAAATCTATGAGGATTCAACTAGCAGGCATGATAGTTCTTCTGTTGGAAATTCAAACTCCATTAAAATGGTTTCAGCTGTTTCTCCTATGGAAGCTACAAGTCCAGCCTGTTCACCTGAGGCCTGTGAAAATTTAAGGTGTTGGCTTGACAGTCCTGTCGAAAAGTCTGCTTGCATTAAAACAAGTTCAGCTGTTTTTCCTGCAAAAATTATTAGTCCTGCCACTTCAACTGAGCCCTGTGAGAACTCAACCAGCAGGCCAGACAGTTCTTCTGTTGAAAATTCAACTTGTATTAAAATGGGTTCAGATGTTTCTCCTACAGAAACAATAATTCCTGCCACTTCAACTGATGATTCTAAAAATTTGAGTCAGAAAGATGCATGTGATGAAGATCATGAAAAATTGATACATCATAAATTATTCAGCCAAT GTAGTAAAGATGATCAAAAGGAAAGGGTGTTGACGCACTCTGCACAGATTTCACCAACGAAAGCATATG ggacaaatatttttattggtgatcACGATCagcaaaatgaaatgaaaaacttAGTTGCTTCTGTACAGCCTCCAGAATTCG GTATACATTTGGTCAGTATAGCAGAAAGTAGTGGCTACTTTTATAGGGAAGAAACACTTGGTCCAATTTTCACCTATTCAAGATCAACCCCAGAAATTGCAGGTGAATTTGAGGACGTGAATCTCAACGATTCAAGTGGTGATAATGAAGACTATGTACTTGACTTTATTTCCCATCTTGAATGCAAAGACATCTCATTTAAG AAAAAATTCAGGGACGCTATCATTTCGAAAATGGGACTGAGACGGAGGAGGGTTTACAATGAAGCAGACAGTTGTTTTATGACAACCGATGAGAAATTACAGAATGAACCACAGGCTGCTTCTATCGCAAGGGCGAACACAACAAAATCTACTCTTGATTTATCTGACTCCGACTGGGAACTACTGTAA
- the LOC120261100 gene encoding uncharacterized protein LOC120261100 isoform X1: protein MDSAFTDWAEGICNKLEKLCEENAIIQNSSKYVNAVGEHMQTVLEEIARDWLGSNGSHIEPFSELSLEPNISSEDCKSSTCMKMASGVSPVINPATTTEIYEDSTSRHDSSSVGNSNSIKMVSAVSPMEATSPACSPEACENLRCWLDSPVEKSACIKTSSAVFPAKIISPATSTEPCENSTSRPDSSSVENSTCIKMGSDVSPTETIIPATSTDDSKNLSQKDACDEDHEKLIHHKLFSQCKASELNRSFDGEENANDVLGPVFSANDLSGSKDDQKERVLTHSAQISPTKAYGTNIFIGDHDQQNEMKNLVASVQPPEFGIHLVSIAESSGYFYREETLGPIFTYSRSTPEIAGEFEDVNLNDSSGDNEDYVLDFISHLECKDISFKKKFRDAIISKMGLRRRRVYNEADSCFMTTDEKLQNEPQAASIARANTTKSTLDLSDSDWELL, encoded by the exons ATGGATTCTGCATTCACAGATTGGGCTGAAGGCATCTGTAATAAGCTTGAAAAACTTTGTGAAGAAAATGCCATTATTCAG AATTCGTCCAAATACGTTAATGCAGTTGGTGAACATATGCAAACAGTATTAGAAGAAATTGCGCGTGATTGGCTTGGCTCAAATGGTTCTCATATAGAACCTTTTTCTGAATTATCTCTGGAGCCAAACATTAGTTCTGAGGACTGTAAAAGTTCAACTTGTATGAAAATGGCTTCTGGAGTTTCTCCTGTTATAAATCCTGCCACAACAACCGAAATCTATGAGGATTCAACTAGCAGGCATGATAGTTCTTCTGTTGGAAATTCAAACTCCATTAAAATGGTTTCAGCTGTTTCTCCTATGGAAGCTACAAGTCCAGCCTGTTCACCTGAGGCCTGTGAAAATTTAAGGTGTTGGCTTGACAGTCCTGTCGAAAAGTCTGCTTGCATTAAAACAAGTTCAGCTGTTTTTCCTGCAAAAATTATTAGTCCTGCCACTTCAACTGAGCCCTGTGAGAACTCAACCAGCAGGCCAGACAGTTCTTCTGTTGAAAATTCAACTTGTATTAAAATGGGTTCAGATGTTTCTCCTACAGAAACAATAATTCCTGCCACTTCAACTGATGATTCTAAAAATTTGAGTCAGAAAGATGCATGTGATGAAGATCATGAAAAATTGATACATCATAAATTATTCAGCCAATGCAAAGCCTCTGAATTAAATCGTTCATTTGATGGAGAAGAAAACGCCAATGATGTTTTAGGTCCAGTTTTTTCTGCAAATGATCTTTCAGGTAGTAAAGATGATCAAAAGGAAAGGGTGTTGACGCACTCTGCACAGATTTCACCAACGAAAGCATATG ggacaaatatttttattggtgatcACGATCagcaaaatgaaatgaaaaacttAGTTGCTTCTGTACAGCCTCCAGAATTCG GTATACATTTGGTCAGTATAGCAGAAAGTAGTGGCTACTTTTATAGGGAAGAAACACTTGGTCCAATTTTCACCTATTCAAGATCAACCCCAGAAATTGCAGGTGAATTTGAGGACGTGAATCTCAACGATTCAAGTGGTGATAATGAAGACTATGTACTTGACTTTATTTCCCATCTTGAATGCAAAGACATCTCATTTAAG AAAAAATTCAGGGACGCTATCATTTCGAAAATGGGACTGAGACGGAGGAGGGTTTACAATGAAGCAGACAGTTGTTTTATGACAACCGATGAGAAATTACAGAATGAACCACAGGCTGCTTCTATCGCAAGGGCGAACACAACAAAATCTACTCTTGATTTATCTGACTCCGACTGGGAACTACTGTAA
- the LOC120261100 gene encoding uncharacterized protein LOC120261100 isoform X6, whose protein sequence is MDSAFTDWAEGICNKLEKLCEENAIIQNSSKYVNAVGEHMQTVLEEIARDWLGSNGSHIEPFSELSLEPNISSEDCKSSTCMKMASGVSPVINPATTTEIYEDSTSRHDSSSVGNSNSIKMVSAVSPMEATSPACSPEACENLRCWLDSPVEKSACIKTSSAVFPAKIISPATSTEPCENSTSRPDSSSVENSTCIKMGSDVSPTETIIPATSTDDSKNLSQKDACDEDHEKLIHHKLFSQCSKDDQKERVLTHSAQISPTKAYEIAGEFEDVNLNDSSGDNEDYVLDFISHLECKDISFKKKFRDAIISKMGLRRRRVYNEADSCFMTTDEKLQNEPQAASIARANTTKSTLDLSDSDWELL, encoded by the exons ATGGATTCTGCATTCACAGATTGGGCTGAAGGCATCTGTAATAAGCTTGAAAAACTTTGTGAAGAAAATGCCATTATTCAG AATTCGTCCAAATACGTTAATGCAGTTGGTGAACATATGCAAACAGTATTAGAAGAAATTGCGCGTGATTGGCTTGGCTCAAATGGTTCTCATATAGAACCTTTTTCTGAATTATCTCTGGAGCCAAACATTAGTTCTGAGGACTGTAAAAGTTCAACTTGTATGAAAATGGCTTCTGGAGTTTCTCCTGTTATAAATCCTGCCACAACAACCGAAATCTATGAGGATTCAACTAGCAGGCATGATAGTTCTTCTGTTGGAAATTCAAACTCCATTAAAATGGTTTCAGCTGTTTCTCCTATGGAAGCTACAAGTCCAGCCTGTTCACCTGAGGCCTGTGAAAATTTAAGGTGTTGGCTTGACAGTCCTGTCGAAAAGTCTGCTTGCATTAAAACAAGTTCAGCTGTTTTTCCTGCAAAAATTATTAGTCCTGCCACTTCAACTGAGCCCTGTGAGAACTCAACCAGCAGGCCAGACAGTTCTTCTGTTGAAAATTCAACTTGTATTAAAATGGGTTCAGATGTTTCTCCTACAGAAACAATAATTCCTGCCACTTCAACTGATGATTCTAAAAATTTGAGTCAGAAAGATGCATGTGATGAAGATCATGAAAAATTGATACATCATAAATTATTCAGCCAAT GTAGTAAAGATGATCAAAAGGAAAGGGTGTTGACGCACTCTGCACAGATTTCACCAACGAAAGCATATG AAATTGCAGGTGAATTTGAGGACGTGAATCTCAACGATTCAAGTGGTGATAATGAAGACTATGTACTTGACTTTATTTCCCATCTTGAATGCAAAGACATCTCATTTAAG AAAAAATTCAGGGACGCTATCATTTCGAAAATGGGACTGAGACGGAGGAGGGTTTACAATGAAGCAGACAGTTGTTTTATGACAACCGATGAGAAATTACAGAATGAACCACAGGCTGCTTCTATCGCAAGGGCGAACACAACAAAATCTACTCTTGATTTATCTGACTCCGACTGGGAACTACTGTAA
- the LOC120261100 gene encoding uncharacterized protein LOC120261100 isoform X5, translating to MDSAFTDWAEGICNKLEKLCEENAIIQNSSKYVNAVGEHMQTVLEEIARDWLGSNGSHIEPFSELSLEPNISSEDCKSSTCMKMASGVSPVINPATTTEIYEDSTSRHDSSSVGNSNSIKMVSAVSPMEATSPACSPEACENLRCWLDSPVEKSACIKTSSAVFPAKIISPATSTEPCENSTSRPDSSSVENSTCIKMGSDVSPTETIIPATSTDDSKNLSQKDACDEDHEKLIHHKLFSQCKASELNRSFDGEENANDVLGPVFSANDLSGSKDDQKERVLTHSAQISPTKAYEIAGEFEDVNLNDSSGDNEDYVLDFISHLECKDISFKKKFRDAIISKMGLRRRRVYNEADSCFMTTDEKLQNEPQAASIARANTTKSTLDLSDSDWELL from the exons ATGGATTCTGCATTCACAGATTGGGCTGAAGGCATCTGTAATAAGCTTGAAAAACTTTGTGAAGAAAATGCCATTATTCAG AATTCGTCCAAATACGTTAATGCAGTTGGTGAACATATGCAAACAGTATTAGAAGAAATTGCGCGTGATTGGCTTGGCTCAAATGGTTCTCATATAGAACCTTTTTCTGAATTATCTCTGGAGCCAAACATTAGTTCTGAGGACTGTAAAAGTTCAACTTGTATGAAAATGGCTTCTGGAGTTTCTCCTGTTATAAATCCTGCCACAACAACCGAAATCTATGAGGATTCAACTAGCAGGCATGATAGTTCTTCTGTTGGAAATTCAAACTCCATTAAAATGGTTTCAGCTGTTTCTCCTATGGAAGCTACAAGTCCAGCCTGTTCACCTGAGGCCTGTGAAAATTTAAGGTGTTGGCTTGACAGTCCTGTCGAAAAGTCTGCTTGCATTAAAACAAGTTCAGCTGTTTTTCCTGCAAAAATTATTAGTCCTGCCACTTCAACTGAGCCCTGTGAGAACTCAACCAGCAGGCCAGACAGTTCTTCTGTTGAAAATTCAACTTGTATTAAAATGGGTTCAGATGTTTCTCCTACAGAAACAATAATTCCTGCCACTTCAACTGATGATTCTAAAAATTTGAGTCAGAAAGATGCATGTGATGAAGATCATGAAAAATTGATACATCATAAATTATTCAGCCAATGCAAAGCCTCTGAATTAAATCGTTCATTTGATGGAGAAGAAAACGCCAATGATGTTTTAGGTCCAGTTTTTTCTGCAAATGATCTTTCAGGTAGTAAAGATGATCAAAAGGAAAGGGTGTTGACGCACTCTGCACAGATTTCACCAACGAAAGCATATG AAATTGCAGGTGAATTTGAGGACGTGAATCTCAACGATTCAAGTGGTGATAATGAAGACTATGTACTTGACTTTATTTCCCATCTTGAATGCAAAGACATCTCATTTAAG AAAAAATTCAGGGACGCTATCATTTCGAAAATGGGACTGAGACGGAGGAGGGTTTACAATGAAGCAGACAGTTGTTTTATGACAACCGATGAGAAATTACAGAATGAACCACAGGCTGCTTCTATCGCAAGGGCGAACACAACAAAATCTACTCTTGATTTATCTGACTCCGACTGGGAACTACTGTAA
- the LOC120261100 gene encoding uncharacterized protein LOC120261100 isoform X4, with protein sequence MDSAFTDWAEGICNKLEKLCEENAIIQNSSKYVNAVGEHMQTVLEEIARDWLGSNGSHIEPFSELSLEPNISSEDCKSSTCMKMASGVSPVINPATTTEIYEDSTSRHDSSSVGNSNSIKMVSAVSPMEATSPACSPEACENLRCWLDSPVEKSACIKTSSAVFPAKIISPATSTEPCENSTSRPDSSSVENSTCIKMGSDVSPTETIIPATSTDDSKNLSQKDACDEDHEKLIHHKLFSQCKASELNRSFDGEENANDVLGPVFSANDLSGSKDDQKERVLTHSAQISPTKAYGTNIFIGDHDQQNEMKNLVASVQPPEFEIAGEFEDVNLNDSSGDNEDYVLDFISHLECKDISFKKKFRDAIISKMGLRRRRVYNEADSCFMTTDEKLQNEPQAASIARANTTKSTLDLSDSDWELL encoded by the exons ATGGATTCTGCATTCACAGATTGGGCTGAAGGCATCTGTAATAAGCTTGAAAAACTTTGTGAAGAAAATGCCATTATTCAG AATTCGTCCAAATACGTTAATGCAGTTGGTGAACATATGCAAACAGTATTAGAAGAAATTGCGCGTGATTGGCTTGGCTCAAATGGTTCTCATATAGAACCTTTTTCTGAATTATCTCTGGAGCCAAACATTAGTTCTGAGGACTGTAAAAGTTCAACTTGTATGAAAATGGCTTCTGGAGTTTCTCCTGTTATAAATCCTGCCACAACAACCGAAATCTATGAGGATTCAACTAGCAGGCATGATAGTTCTTCTGTTGGAAATTCAAACTCCATTAAAATGGTTTCAGCTGTTTCTCCTATGGAAGCTACAAGTCCAGCCTGTTCACCTGAGGCCTGTGAAAATTTAAGGTGTTGGCTTGACAGTCCTGTCGAAAAGTCTGCTTGCATTAAAACAAGTTCAGCTGTTTTTCCTGCAAAAATTATTAGTCCTGCCACTTCAACTGAGCCCTGTGAGAACTCAACCAGCAGGCCAGACAGTTCTTCTGTTGAAAATTCAACTTGTATTAAAATGGGTTCAGATGTTTCTCCTACAGAAACAATAATTCCTGCCACTTCAACTGATGATTCTAAAAATTTGAGTCAGAAAGATGCATGTGATGAAGATCATGAAAAATTGATACATCATAAATTATTCAGCCAATGCAAAGCCTCTGAATTAAATCGTTCATTTGATGGAGAAGAAAACGCCAATGATGTTTTAGGTCCAGTTTTTTCTGCAAATGATCTTTCAGGTAGTAAAGATGATCAAAAGGAAAGGGTGTTGACGCACTCTGCACAGATTTCACCAACGAAAGCATATG ggacaaatatttttattggtgatcACGATCagcaaaatgaaatgaaaaacttAGTTGCTTCTGTACAGCCTCCAGAATTCG AAATTGCAGGTGAATTTGAGGACGTGAATCTCAACGATTCAAGTGGTGATAATGAAGACTATGTACTTGACTTTATTTCCCATCTTGAATGCAAAGACATCTCATTTAAG AAAAAATTCAGGGACGCTATCATTTCGAAAATGGGACTGAGACGGAGGAGGGTTTACAATGAAGCAGACAGTTGTTTTATGACAACCGATGAGAAATTACAGAATGAACCACAGGCTGCTTCTATCGCAAGGGCGAACACAACAAAATCTACTCTTGATTTATCTGACTCCGACTGGGAACTACTGTAA
- the LOC120261100 gene encoding uncharacterized protein LOC120261100 isoform X7: MDSAFTDWAEGICNKLEKLCEENAIIQNSSKYVNAVGEHMQTVLEEIARDWLGSNGSHIEPFSELSLEPNISSEDCKSSTCMKMASGVSPVINPATTTEIYEDSTSRHDSSSVGNSNSIKMVSAVSPMEATSPACSPEACENLRCWLDSPVEKSACIKTSSAVFPAKIISPATSTEPCENSTSRPDSSSVENSTCIKMGSDVSPTETIIPATSTDDSKNLSQKDACDEDHEKLIHHKLFSQCKASELNRSFDGEENANDVLGPVFSANDLSGSKDDQKERVLTHSAQISPTKAYGTNIFIGDHDQQNEMKNLVASVQPPEFEKIQGRYHFENGTETEEGLQ; encoded by the exons ATGGATTCTGCATTCACAGATTGGGCTGAAGGCATCTGTAATAAGCTTGAAAAACTTTGTGAAGAAAATGCCATTATTCAG AATTCGTCCAAATACGTTAATGCAGTTGGTGAACATATGCAAACAGTATTAGAAGAAATTGCGCGTGATTGGCTTGGCTCAAATGGTTCTCATATAGAACCTTTTTCTGAATTATCTCTGGAGCCAAACATTAGTTCTGAGGACTGTAAAAGTTCAACTTGTATGAAAATGGCTTCTGGAGTTTCTCCTGTTATAAATCCTGCCACAACAACCGAAATCTATGAGGATTCAACTAGCAGGCATGATAGTTCTTCTGTTGGAAATTCAAACTCCATTAAAATGGTTTCAGCTGTTTCTCCTATGGAAGCTACAAGTCCAGCCTGTTCACCTGAGGCCTGTGAAAATTTAAGGTGTTGGCTTGACAGTCCTGTCGAAAAGTCTGCTTGCATTAAAACAAGTTCAGCTGTTTTTCCTGCAAAAATTATTAGTCCTGCCACTTCAACTGAGCCCTGTGAGAACTCAACCAGCAGGCCAGACAGTTCTTCTGTTGAAAATTCAACTTGTATTAAAATGGGTTCAGATGTTTCTCCTACAGAAACAATAATTCCTGCCACTTCAACTGATGATTCTAAAAATTTGAGTCAGAAAGATGCATGTGATGAAGATCATGAAAAATTGATACATCATAAATTATTCAGCCAATGCAAAGCCTCTGAATTAAATCGTTCATTTGATGGAGAAGAAAACGCCAATGATGTTTTAGGTCCAGTTTTTTCTGCAAATGATCTTTCAGGTAGTAAAGATGATCAAAAGGAAAGGGTGTTGACGCACTCTGCACAGATTTCACCAACGAAAGCATATG ggacaaatatttttattggtgatcACGATCagcaaaatgaaatgaaaaacttAGTTGCTTCTGTACAGCCTCCAGAATTCG AAAAAATTCAGGGACGCTATCATTTCGAAAATGGGACTGAGACGGAGGAGGGTTTACAATGA
- the LOC120262101 gene encoding protein transport protein SEC13 homolog B-like yields MPSQKIETGHQDVVHDVSMDYYGKRIATASSDTTIQIIGVSGSSHQHLATLSGHQGPVWQVAWAHPKFGSMLASCSYDGRVIIWKEGNKPEEWSQVHVFTDHKSSVNSIAWAPHDLGLCLACGSSDGNISVFTARADGGWDTTRIDQAHPVGVTSVSWAPSMAPGALVGSGLLDPVQKLASGGCDNTVKVWKLYNGSWKMDCFPALQMHSDWVRDVAWAPNLGLPKSTIASASQDGTVVIWTVAKEGDQWEGKVLNDFKTPVWRASWSLTGNILAVADGSNNVTLWKEAVDGEWQQVTTVQP; encoded by the coding sequence ATGCCTTCTCAGAAGATAGAGACTGGTCACCAAGATGTGGTTCATGATGTCTCCATGGATTACTATGGCAAGCGCATAGCTACAGCTTCTTCTGATACCACCATCCAGATCATCGGAGTGAGTGGATCCTCTCATCAGCACCTTGCCACCCTAAGTGGTCACCAGGGTCCTGTCTGGCAGGTTGCATGGGCTCACCCTAAGTTTGGATCTATGCTTGCATCGTGCAGCTATGATGGTCGTGTCATCATATGGAAAGAAGGGAACAAACCCGAGGAATGGTCTCAGGTTCATGTTTTCACTGATCACAAATCCTCTGTTAACTCCATTGCTTGGGCTCCACATGATTTGGGTCTCTGCTTGGCATGCGGCTCTTCGGATGGTAACATCTCAGTCTTCACTGCTCGGGCAGATGGAGGCTGGGACACTACAAGGATTGATCAAGCTCACCCTGTTGGTGTGACTTCTGTCTCCTGGGCCCCATCAATGGCACCTGGCGCTCTAGTTGGTTCAGGTCTTCTTGATCCTGTCCAGAAACTTGCCTCCGGTGGCTGTGATAACACGGTTAAAGTGTGGAAGCTTTACAATGGGAGCTGGAAGATGGACTGCTTTCCTGCCCTGCAGATGCATTCTGATTGGGTTAGAGATGTCGCTTGGGCTCCAAATCTTGGCCTACCGAAATCAACCATTGCCAGTGCTTCCCAGGATGGAACAGTGGTTATATGGACGGTTGCCAAGGAAGGAGATCAATGGGAAGGCAAAGTTCTTAATGATTTCAAGACCCCAGTTTGGCGAGCGTCGTGGTCATTGACCGGCAATATATTGGCTGTGGCTGATGGGAGCAACAATGTCACACTTTGGAAGGAAGCCGTAGACGGTGAGTGGCAGCAGGTTACAACCGTGCAACCATAA